In one window of Patescibacteria group bacterium DNA:
- a CDS encoding glycosyltransferase: MTTDNNIKTKKIAVVHDHLSWPGGGERTALIMAEELGADFITAYAIDGVYADYRERLGKRFIVLSGGIIDLRIIRFFHTRLIFWLARKRLKSYDTLIASGQPATEAVAFYSRKDARKIVYTHTPPRRIYDMREFSRKTYPFFLRPLFDIFVWMWRRSYEYAVRQFDVNIANSQNIANRLLRYADLKADAIVWPPIATDKFQWIKQGDYFLSWGRVDEAKRIDVIVEAFKKMPQQKLIVASSGPCFERVQKLAEGCANIEMLGYVPDEKLRELVGSCRAAIYIPMDEDAGMTQLEANAAGKPVLGVAEGGLLETIEDGETGILIRSNPDKDNVSEAVQKMSAEWCLARRIQCEEQAQKYGKEVFVKRIKELL; the protein is encoded by the coding sequence ATGACGACTGACAATAATATTAAAACTAAAAAAATCGCCGTTGTCCACGACCATCTCAGTTGGCCCGGCGGTGGCGAGCGGACGGCTTTGATTATGGCAGAGGAATTGGGCGCGGACTTTATTACCGCCTATGCTATTGACGGCGTTTATGCGGATTATCGTGAGCGCTTGGGCAAGCGCTTTATCGTGTTGTCTGGTGGTATAATCGATTTGCGCATTATTCGCTTTTTTCATACTCGTCTGATTTTTTGGCTAGCGCGTAAGCGCTTGAAGTCTTATGACACCCTGATTGCGTCCGGACAGCCGGCGACTGAAGCGGTGGCTTTTTATAGTCGCAAAGATGCCAGAAAAATAGTCTATACGCACACACCGCCGCGACGGATTTATGATATGCGCGAGTTTAGTCGAAAGACGTATCCGTTTTTTTTGCGACCTTTGTTTGATATTTTTGTGTGGATGTGGCGCCGTTCTTATGAATATGCCGTGCGTCAGTTTGATGTCAATATTGCCAACTCACAAAATATCGCCAATCGTCTCTTGCGTTATGCTGATCTCAAGGCTGACGCGATTGTTTGGCCGCCGATTGCGACTGATAAATTCCAGTGGATTAAGCAAGGGGATTATTTTTTGTCTTGGGGGCGCGTGGATGAGGCGAAGCGGATTGATGTCATTGTGGAGGCGTTTAAAAAAATGCCACAACAAAAATTAATCGTGGCCTCGAGCGGACCCTGTTTCGAGCGAGTACAAAAATTGGCCGAAGGTTGCGCTAATATCGAAATGTTGGGCTATGTGCCGGATGAAAAATTGCGCGAGCTAGTTGGTTCTTGCCGCGCCGCGATTTATATTCCCATGGACGAAGATGCGGGTATGACGCAACTTGAGGCGAATGCGGCTGGTAAGCCCGTGCTAGGCGTGGCTGAAGGGGGATTGCTTGAGACAATCGAAGATGGTGAGACGGGGATTTTGATTCGTTCCAATCCAGACAAGGATAATGTGTCCGAAGCTGTGCAAAAAATGAGCGCGGAATGGTGCCTGGCTCGACGAATTCAATGCGAAGAGCAAGCGCAAAAATATGGAAAAGAAGTTTTTGTGAAGAGGATTAAAGAGTTGCTATAA
- a CDS encoding NUDIX domain-containing protein, translating to MKTFWAGGFLYNPKINSVLLHKRDANTKFNPNAWAFFGGLNEDLETPINCFIRELNEEIGVKVAPVDVVEVCDYFNEEFQTHRYVFYVLNKMEKSEFVLGEGADFDWVAVDKINELNLTEKTLRDLKLFILIKSEMQNIVNELKKAQSQERCLRKAYDVLIAKYHGERIKTITKLFNILESDIEALWRKNGFLHCTNINYILKSLLVGSGFFKKEDVRTRWALIWYVSPHQYVQVRINDKWINVDVWAHTFGIELGDHAHGFH from the coding sequence ATGAAAACATTTTGGGCAGGTGGATTTTTGTATAATCCAAAAATTAATTCTGTATTATTGCATAAGCGAGATGCAAATACAAAGTTTAATCCAAATGCTTGGGCTTTTTTTGGAGGATTGAATGAAGATTTAGAAACACCAATTAATTGTTTCATTAGAGAACTTAATGAGGAGATTGGGGTTAAAGTCGCTCCAGTAGATGTTGTCGAGGTATGTGATTATTTTAATGAAGAATTTCAAACGCATCGGTATGTATTTTATGTTTTAAATAAAATGGAAAAATCAGAATTTGTTTTAGGGGAAGGTGCAGATTTTGATTGGGTTGCTGTTGATAAAATCAATGAATTAAATCTAACTGAAAAAACTTTGAGAGATTTGAAATTATTTATTTTGATAAAAAGTGAAATGCAGAACATTGTTAACGAATTAAAAAAGGCACAGAGTCAAGAAAGATGCCTACGAAAGGCTTATGACGTTTTGATTGCCAAATATCACGGCGAACGAATTAAAACCATTACTAAATTGTTTAATATTCTTGAGAGTGATATTGAGGCTTTATGGCGTAAGAATGGTTTTTTGCACTGTACTAATATTAATTATATACTAAAATCATTATTAGTAGGGAGTGGTTTTTTTAAGAAAGAGGATGTGAGAACCCGTTGGGCCTTGATTTGGTATGTTTCACCACATCAATATGTTCAAGTTAGAATTAATGATAAATGGATTAATGTCGATGTCTGGGCGCATACTTTCGGAATAGAGCTTGGGGACCATGCGCACGGATTTCACTAA
- a CDS encoding glycosyltransferase family 4 protein, producing MKILQINCVYPPYKSGMSNSVARFGEQLVAAGDEATVMTLDFGHKAEEVIGGVKVIRLKPWLRLGLAGFLPQLLWKLRGYDAVVLHYPFFGAAEVVWLAKLLYGKKIKLFIYYHMDTGELVGLARALSLPARMIKTMLFRQAEKIMVSSLDYAEHGAIGDYYLRNKEQFVEIPFGVDIEKFKCVKCSSKTDPSQDGELNFVLDILFVAALDRAHYFKGVDILLHAVGRLRERGISNWRLNIVGDGDMRREYELLAKSLNIGDRVVFRGRLSDEELVNIYKTVNLFILSSINNHEAFGIVLIEAMASGNPVVASNLPGVRSVFVDGEQGFLSRPGDIEDLKKKIALFVQDENLSRTMGNRARRLVEEKYSLGVMGKKFREILQL from the coding sequence ATGAAAATATTACAAATCAATTGTGTCTATCCTCCCTACAAAAGCGGCATGAGTAATTCGGTCGCTCGTTTTGGTGAGCAACTAGTTGCGGCCGGTGATGAGGCGACTGTTATGACGCTTGATTTTGGTCATAAGGCGGAAGAGGTTATTGGTGGTGTGAAGGTCATTCGCCTGAAGCCGTGGTTGCGCTTGGGTTTGGCGGGATTTTTGCCACAGTTACTTTGGAAATTGCGCGGTTATGACGCGGTGGTCTTGCACTATCCCTTTTTTGGTGCGGCCGAGGTGGTTTGGTTGGCGAAGTTACTTTATGGCAAGAAAATAAAGTTGTTTATTTATTATCACATGGATACGGGCGAGTTGGTGGGCTTAGCGCGAGCATTGAGCTTGCCGGCGCGAATGATTAAGACAATGCTGTTTAGACAGGCGGAAAAGATTATGGTCTCGAGTTTAGACTATGCTGAGCATGGGGCGATTGGAGATTATTATTTAAGGAACAAGGAGCAATTTGTCGAGATTCCCTTTGGAGTTGATATTGAGAAATTTAAATGTGTAAAATGTTCATCAAAAACTGATCCATCTCAAGATGGCGAATTAAACTTTGTCCTGGATATTCTTTTTGTGGCCGCTTTGGATCGTGCTCATTATTTCAAGGGCGTCGATATTCTATTGCACGCCGTGGGTCGTTTGCGTGAGCGAGGGATAAGTAATTGGCGCTTGAATATTGTTGGCGATGGCGATATGCGCCGTGAATACGAGTTGTTGGCGAAATCTCTAAATATTGGCGACCGAGTCGTTTTTCGCGGTCGTTTAAGCGATGAAGAATTAGTTAACATTTACAAAACGGTTAATTTATTTATTCTGTCATCAATAAATAACCACGAAGCCTTTGGTATCGTCTTGATTGAAGCGATGGCGTCTGGCAATCCCGTGGTTGCTTCTAATTTGCCGGGCGTGCGTAGTGTTTTTGTTGATGGAGAGCAAGGTTTCTTGTCGCGACCAGGTGATATTGAAGATTTGAAAAAGAAAATCGCGCTTTTTGTTCAAGATGAAAATTTGAGTCGAACAATGGGTAATAGGGCACGACGTCTAGTTGAAGAAAAGTACTCCTTGGGCGTGATGGGGAAGAAATTTAGGGAAATATTGCAATTATAA
- a CDS encoding DNA alkylation repair protein, whose protein sequence is MSKIENLKKDLHALASSHQAALLQRFFKTSPGEYGEGDIFLGIKVPVQRIIVKKYRDLPLVDVLDFLQSQIHEQRMVALLILVEKFKRGKDNEKEQIFKAYLGNTKWINNWDLVDVTCHHIVGQYLADKDRGVLYDLAKSTDLWQKRIAVVSTFAFIRNNDFYDILKIAEILVNDKHDLIQKAVGWMLREVGKRDQMVEEVFLKKYYQTMPRTMLRYAIEKFSESERRFYLGKK, encoded by the coding sequence ATGTCTAAGATTGAAAATTTGAAAAAAGATTTGCACGCTCTGGCTAGTTCTCATCAGGCTGCACTGTTGCAGCGATTTTTCAAAACCAGTCCGGGTGAATATGGCGAGGGAGATATATTTCTCGGTATTAAGGTGCCGGTGCAGAGAATTATCGTGAAAAAATATCGCGATTTACCCTTAGTAGATGTTTTGGATTTTTTGCAAAGCCAGATTCATGAACAGCGGATGGTGGCCTTATTGATTTTGGTGGAGAAATTCAAGCGCGGGAAAGATAATGAAAAAGAGCAAATATTTAAGGCTTATTTGGGTAACACGAAATGGATAAATAATTGGGATTTGGTAGATGTAACCTGCCATCATATTGTGGGGCAATATTTAGCCGATAAAGACCGTGGCGTCTTGTATGACTTGGCAAAATCAACAGATTTATGGCAAAAACGGATTGCCGTGGTGTCAACTTTTGCTTTTATACGTAATAATGATTTTTATGATATACTTAAGATAGCGGAAATATTGGTTAATGATAAACACGACTTGATTCAAAAAGCGGTGGGTTGGATGTTGCGAGAGGTGGGGAAGCGCGATCAAATGGTGGAGGAGGTTTTTTTGAAGAAATATTACCAGACAATGCCGCGGACGATGTTGCGGTATGCGATTGAAAAATTCAGCGAGAGCGAGAGAAGGTTTTATCTAGGAAAGAAATAA
- the rdgB gene encoding RdgB/HAM1 family non-canonical purine NTP pyrophosphatase, which yields MKIIFATHNEGKLIEMKKILHDFEVVGAEEAGVFEDVVEDGATFAENALKKARFVVSKTGAMAIADDSGACIKALDGAPGIFSARWAGDNDIADFTLEKIKDVPESQRQAWFETAAALVLPDGREFVFTGQMHGNMTFEKRGESLPKLPYDSIFIPDGHTLTCAEMGNEAKNKISHRGQAFLELREFLLNHKNV from the coding sequence ATGAAAATAATCTTCGCCACTCATAATGAGGGCAAATTAATCGAAATGAAAAAAATCCTCCATGACTTCGAGGTGGTCGGTGCCGAAGAGGCTGGTGTTTTTGAAGATGTTGTCGAGGACGGCGCCACTTTTGCTGAAAATGCATTAAAGAAGGCGCGTTTTGTTGTGAGCAAAACTGGCGCGATGGCCATTGCTGATGATTCTGGCGCTTGCATCAAGGCGCTTGATGGTGCCCCGGGAATTTTTTCCGCTCGCTGGGCGGGTGATAATGATATTGCCGATTTTACTTTGGAAAAAATAAAAGACGTTCCCGAAAGTCAACGTCAAGCTTGGTTTGAAACCGCTGCCGCTCTCGTTTTACCAGACGGTCGCGAATTTGTTTTCACAGGTCAAATGCATGGTAATATGACTTTTGAGAAAAGAGGTGAGTCCTTGCCAAAATTACCCTATGACTCAATTTTTATTCCCGATGGACACACGCTAACTTGTGCTGAGATGGGCAATGAAGCGAAAAACAAAATCAGCCACCGTGGTCAGGCGTTTTTGGAGTTGCGGGAGTTTTTGTTAAATCATAAAAATGTCTAA
- the rlmD gene encoding 23S rRNA (uracil(1939)-C(5))-methyltransferase RlmD: MSKLDKEFEVVIDRMHHTGEGVGRYKNRSIFVFGTMVGERVLVRPIKVSRGKAKAQVLQILDSSADRQKEKENHYLSCSPWQIINYPKQLEYKAEMAKKLFSNEMGLVPDEAVMIVGSKAEWQYRNKMEFSFVKKETDDLSLAFHVRGRRYDCYELDECVLASEKINSVASAVVKILNERQVGIESLKNLVLRYSQAEDKCLAVLYVKDENFAIFDLALNEVVGWQIIYSDPQSPATVITKVLHQQGRDYLEEKIDFLKLRFRHSNFFQINPPLFGELMNFVKDNIKKGGDLIDLYAGVGTIGFFLTKQFNNIISVELDDEAVKIAQENIAINNLQNITLHSGASEKQDLNGIFSLAKTLVVDPPRSGLHPKVTKAILKSKIKQFIYISCNPLTQAKDMRLLKQKYKVKKWRLFDLYPQTPHMESVLILRRKIWGWF; the protein is encoded by the coding sequence ATGAGTAAACTGGATAAAGAATTTGAAGTAGTTATTGATAGAATGCATCATACGGGCGAGGGAGTGGGGCGATATAAAAATCGTTCTATTTTTGTGTTTGGCACGATGGTGGGCGAGCGAGTTTTGGTGCGACCAATTAAGGTAAGTCGGGGCAAGGCGAAGGCGCAGGTCTTGCAGATTTTGGATTCGTCAGCGGATCGTCAAAAGGAAAAAGAGAATCATTATTTATCATGTAGTCCATGGCAAATTATTAATTATCCAAAGCAATTAGAGTATAAGGCTGAGATGGCTAAGAAATTATTTAGTAATGAGATGGGTTTAGTGCCTGACGAAGCGGTGATGATTGTTGGCTCCAAGGCTGAATGGCAGTATCGCAATAAAATGGAATTTAGTTTTGTAAAAAAAGAAACCGATGATCTGAGCCTGGCTTTTCACGTCCGTGGTCGTCGCTATGATTGTTATGAATTGGATGAATGTGTTTTGGCGAGTGAGAAGATAAACAGCGTGGCAAGTGCGGTGGTTAAGATTTTGAATGAGCGCCAAGTTGGAATTGAGTCTTTAAAAAATTTGGTGTTGCGTTATAGTCAGGCCGAGGATAAGTGTTTGGCAGTTTTATATGTGAAGGATGAGAATTTTGCAATTTTTGATTTGGCTCTTAATGAAGTGGTTGGCTGGCAAATAATTTACTCAGACCCGCAATCGCCCGCGACGGTGATAACCAAGGTTTTGCATCAGCAGGGCCGTGATTACTTGGAAGAGAAAATTGATTTCTTAAAATTGCGTTTTCGTCATTCTAATTTTTTTCAAATCAACCCGCCCTTATTTGGTGAGCTGATGAATTTTGTTAAAGATAATATTAAAAAGGGTGGAGACTTGATTGATCTCTATGCTGGCGTGGGCACGATTGGTTTCTTTTTGACCAAACAATTTAATAATATTATTAGTGTTGAGTTAGATGATGAAGCGGTGAAGATTGCACAGGAAAATATTGCTATCAATAATTTGCAAAACATCACTTTACATTCCGGCGCCTCAGAAAAGCAGGACTTGAATGGTATTTTTTCTTTAGCCAAAACTTTGGTAGTGGATCCGCCGCGCAGTGGCCTACATCCTAAGGTGACGAAGGCAATTTTGAAATCAAAAATAAAACAGTTTATATATATATCTTGCAATCCCTTGACGCAAGCCAAGGACATGCGCTTGTTAAAGCAGAAATATAAAGTAAAAAAATGGCGCTTGTTTGATCTGTATCCGCAGACACCGCACATGGAAAGCGTTTTAATTCTGAGACGGAAAATTTGGGGATGGTTTTAA